One Herbaspirillum rubrisubalbicans genomic window carries:
- a CDS encoding GNAT family N-acetyltransferase yields the protein MTEEVLFRRARKGDAASIAGVRIDAWRAAYRGLVPDSYLDHLKPEESVKLWEQVLEASSDAACTFVAESGGEIIGFASGMTLAESRFGCDAELTAICVLPDEQRKGLGKRLLANVAATLISAGATGLMAWVLSRNEGAGEFFESLGAERLYEQTFTWDDGSELDEIGFVWRKLHS from the coding sequence ATGACTGAAGAAGTCCTGTTCCGTCGCGCCCGCAAGGGCGACGCGGCGTCGATTGCCGGTGTGCGTATCGACGCCTGGCGTGCCGCCTATCGTGGCCTGGTGCCCGACAGCTATCTGGATCACTTGAAGCCCGAGGAAAGCGTCAAGCTGTGGGAGCAGGTGCTGGAAGCGTCGTCTGACGCCGCCTGCACCTTCGTGGCCGAAAGTGGTGGCGAGATCATCGGCTTCGCTTCCGGCATGACCCTGGCGGAGTCGCGTTTCGGCTGCGACGCCGAGCTGACCGCCATCTGCGTGCTGCCCGATGAGCAGCGCAAGGGATTGGGCAAGCGCCTGCTGGCCAACGTTGCCGCCACCCTCATCAGTGCCGGCGCCACTGGCCTGATGGCGTGGGTATTGAGCAGGAACGAAGGCGCCGGGGAATTTTTCGAGTCACTCGGGGCCGAAAGGCTTTATGAACAAACGTTCACCTGGGATGATGGCAGCGAACTCGACGAGATCGGTTTCGTCTGGCGCAAGCTCCACTCCTGA
- the gap gene encoding type I glyceraldehyde-3-phosphate dehydrogenase has product MAIRVAINGYGRIGRNILRAHYEGGKKHDIEIVAINDLGDPKTNAHLTQYDTAHGKFPGTVTVDGDSIVVNGDRIKVLAQRNPAELPWGELGVDVVLECTGFFTTKEKASAHIKGGAKKVIISAPGGKDVDATVVFGVNHGVLKASDTVISNASCTTNCLAPLVQPLNDKIGLENGLMTTVHAYTNDQVLTDVYHEDLRRARSATQSMIPTKTGAAAAVGLVLPQLNGKLDGYAIRVPTINVSIVDLSFVASRDTTVDEVNSILKAASESGPLKGILTYNTDPLVSVDFNHNPASSNFDATLTKVSGRLVKVSSWYDNEWGFSNRMLDTTVALATAK; this is encoded by the coding sequence ATGGCAATTCGCGTAGCAATCAACGGTTATGGCCGCATCGGCCGCAATATCCTGCGCGCTCACTACGAAGGCGGCAAGAAGCACGACATCGAGATTGTCGCCATCAACGACCTGGGCGATCCCAAGACCAATGCCCACCTGACCCAGTACGACACCGCCCATGGCAAGTTCCCCGGCACCGTGACCGTGGATGGCGATTCCATCGTCGTCAACGGCGACCGCATCAAGGTGCTGGCACAGCGCAACCCCGCCGAGCTGCCCTGGGGCGAGCTGGGTGTGGACGTGGTGCTGGAATGCACCGGCTTCTTCACCACCAAGGAAAAAGCCAGCGCCCACATCAAGGGTGGTGCCAAGAAGGTGATCATCTCCGCTCCCGGCGGTAAGGACGTGGACGCCACCGTCGTGTTCGGCGTCAACCACGGCGTGTTGAAGGCCTCCGACACCGTCATCTCCAACGCATCTTGCACCACCAACTGCCTGGCCCCGCTGGTGCAGCCGCTGAACGACAAGATCGGGCTGGAAAACGGCCTGATGACCACCGTCCACGCCTACACCAATGACCAGGTGCTGACCGACGTGTACCACGAAGACCTGCGCCGCGCCCGTTCGGCCACCCAGTCCATGATTCCGACCAAGACCGGTGCTGCTGCCGCGGTCGGCCTGGTGCTGCCGCAACTGAACGGCAAGCTGGACGGCTACGCCATCCGCGTGCCGACGATCAACGTGTCCATCGTTGACCTGTCCTTCGTGGCTTCGCGCGACACCACCGTGGATGAAGTCAATTCCATCCTGAAGGCCGCTTCCGAATCCGGTCCGTTGAAGGGCATCCTGACCTACAACACCGACCCGCTGGTCTCGGTGGACTTCAACCACAATCCGGCATCGTCCAACTTCGACGCTACCCTGACCAAGGTCTCCGGCCGTCTGGTGAAGGTTTCGTCCTGGTACGACAACGAGTGGGGCTTCTCCAACCGTATGCTCGACACCACCGTGGCTCTGGCAACGGCCAAGTAA
- a CDS encoding class I SAM-dependent methyltransferase — protein sequence MKSHSTPMPAALPEHVPETAFGLWFLRTPTWTLHVLERAMLDLERLIPQRRSSYPVVADVGCGWGRSLKKLQTRFTPQRLIGMDIDPAMIEAARAEADAEGLHAEFIQCSSAQMRLEDSSVDLLFCHQTFHHLVDQEEAIREFYRVLKPGGILLFAESTKRYIHSWIIRLLFRHPMEVQKTAEQYLALVRSAGFQVAPQSISYPYLWWSREDLGILERVFGIKPRAEREETLINLVAVKPLK from the coding sequence ATGAAATCACATTCGACGCCCATGCCTGCCGCACTGCCGGAGCACGTTCCCGAGACCGCCTTCGGGCTCTGGTTCCTGCGCACACCAACCTGGACCCTGCACGTGCTGGAACGTGCCATGCTGGATCTGGAACGTTTGATTCCCCAGCGTCGCAGCAGCTATCCGGTGGTGGCTGACGTGGGCTGCGGCTGGGGCCGGTCGCTGAAGAAACTGCAGACCCGTTTCACCCCGCAGCGTCTGATCGGCATGGACATCGACCCGGCCATGATCGAGGCCGCTCGCGCTGAGGCCGACGCCGAGGGCCTGCACGCCGAATTCATCCAGTGCTCCAGCGCGCAGATGCGGCTGGAAGACAGTAGCGTGGACCTGCTGTTCTGCCACCAGACCTTTCATCACCTGGTGGACCAGGAAGAGGCGATCCGCGAGTTCTACCGCGTGCTCAAACCGGGTGGCATCCTGCTCTTTGCCGAGTCGACCAAGCGCTATATCCACTCGTGGATCATCCGCTTGCTGTTCCGCCATCCGATGGAAGTGCAGAAGACTGCGGAACAATACCTGGCCCTGGTACGCAGTGCCGGCTTCCAGGTGGCGCCGCAGTCGATTTCCTATCCCTACCTGTGGTGGAGTCGCGAAGACCTCGGCATTCTGGAGCGCGTCTTCGGCATCAAGCCCAGGGCCGAGCGTGAAGAAACACTGATCAACCTGGTGGCGGTCAAGCCGCTGAAATAA
- the glnE gene encoding bifunctional [glutamate--ammonia ligase]-adenylyl-L-tyrosine phosphorylase/[glutamate--ammonia-ligase] adenylyltransferase — translation MPVHQVSLVDASTSRYYTRWTQADPARSALIASTAAQAIDRTIMQQRLEQDLAAGLSLPGAMRRLRNLIVCTLITRDLDGRADLAEVVATMTDFADFAVQTHLAALMQEQVALYGTPIGEESGRPQEMIVLGMGKLGGGELNVSSDIDLIFVYPEDGDTQAEAGQKSLSNHEFFVRLGKKLIGALAEITEDGFTFRVDMALRPNGNSGPLVASFNMVEEYLVRQGREWERYAWTKARALTGTAEDIATLEAISRPFIFRRYLDFGSIDALRSMHGQIRAEVKRQEALHPDRSNNVKLGRGGIREIEFTSQVFQLIRGGRDPDLRDRSTRTTLRTLAAKDLLAPEVVAQLLEAYTFLRDLEHRLQYLEDAQTHTLPVNPEDLLLVANMMGYADSPALLRELERQRAIVATQFDAIFADKQSEADSDGPTVAVSENDNLEGLTDALRLVGFPQEDIEDGARRLHLTWQSPRMQSLPEASRNRLNTVINKCLPLLAALHYDQLPALGRLLDFLEAIARRAAYLALLTEYPYALQRLVRMIGASGWAATYLTRHPLLLDELLDDRNLKAGSDWVAFADTCRRQLSAAEGDTERQLDILRELHHAELFRLLAQDLEGELSVEKLADELSALADVLVQVTIEAVWQTIAQRHREVPRFAVIAYGKLGGKELGYASDLDVVFLYDDDDQEAPGLYAKLAQRFITWMTSHTPAGTLFDIDIALRPDGASGLLVSPVSSFEKYQLNAAWIWEHQALTRARFCAGDTAIGERFEALRERVLRQPRDVQKLEEEVLSMRGRMREAHPNRSKMFDLKHDEGGMIDIEFMVQYLVLRHACDHPQLTGDIGNIALLKLAAQLGLIDDLLAAEAANAYRLFRKLQHQIRLQGSERAHIDAIRVEHERACVIRLWQQVFG, via the coding sequence ATGCCTGTTCATCAAGTTTCCCTGGTCGATGCCAGCACCTCGCGCTACTACACCCGCTGGACCCAGGCCGACCCGGCCCGCAGCGCCCTGATAGCCAGCACCGCCGCGCAAGCCATCGACCGCACCATCATGCAGCAGCGCCTGGAGCAGGACCTGGCCGCCGGCCTGTCGCTGCCAGGCGCCATGCGCCGCCTGCGCAACCTCATCGTCTGCACCCTCATCACGCGCGATCTCGACGGCCGTGCCGACCTGGCCGAAGTGGTGGCCACCATGACCGACTTTGCCGACTTCGCCGTGCAGACCCACCTGGCGGCGCTGATGCAGGAACAGGTGGCGCTGTACGGCACGCCCATTGGTGAAGAATCGGGCCGACCACAGGAGATGATCGTGCTGGGCATGGGCAAGCTGGGGGGCGGAGAACTGAACGTTTCTTCCGACATCGACCTCATCTTCGTCTACCCCGAAGATGGCGACACCCAGGCCGAGGCCGGTCAGAAGTCGCTATCCAACCATGAATTCTTCGTGCGCCTGGGCAAGAAGCTCATCGGCGCCCTGGCCGAGATCACCGAAGATGGCTTCACCTTCCGCGTCGACATGGCGCTGCGCCCCAATGGCAACTCCGGCCCGCTGGTGGCCAGCTTCAACATGGTCGAGGAATACCTGGTGCGCCAAGGCCGTGAATGGGAGCGCTATGCCTGGACCAAGGCGCGCGCGCTGACCGGCACAGCCGAAGACATCGCCACCCTGGAAGCCATCAGCCGGCCCTTCATCTTCCGCCGCTACCTGGACTTCGGCTCCATCGATGCGCTGCGCTCCATGCACGGCCAGATCCGCGCCGAGGTCAAGCGCCAGGAAGCGCTGCATCCCGACCGCAGCAACAACGTCAAGCTGGGCCGCGGCGGTATTCGCGAAATCGAATTCACCAGCCAGGTGTTCCAGTTGATCCGCGGCGGCCGCGACCCTGATCTGCGCGATCGATCCACCCGCACCACCCTGCGTACCCTGGCCGCCAAGGACTTGCTGGCACCCGAGGTGGTGGCGCAATTGCTGGAGGCCTACACCTTCCTGCGCGACCTGGAACACCGCCTGCAATACCTCGAGGATGCCCAGACCCACACCCTGCCGGTCAATCCCGAGGATCTGCTGCTGGTGGCCAACATGATGGGCTATGCCGATAGCCCCGCCCTGCTGCGCGAACTGGAGCGCCAGCGCGCCATCGTGGCTACGCAGTTCGACGCCATCTTTGCCGACAAGCAATCCGAGGCCGACAGCGACGGCCCCACCGTGGCCGTCAGCGAAAACGACAACCTGGAAGGGCTCACCGATGCCCTGCGCCTGGTCGGCTTCCCGCAAGAAGACATCGAGGACGGCGCGCGCCGCCTGCACCTGACCTGGCAATCGCCACGGATGCAAAGCCTGCCCGAAGCCAGCCGCAACCGCCTCAACACCGTCATCAACAAGTGCCTGCCGCTGCTGGCGGCACTGCACTACGATCAGTTGCCAGCGCTGGGCCGCTTGCTCGACTTCCTCGAAGCGATTGCCCGCCGCGCAGCCTACCTGGCCCTGCTCACCGAATATCCCTACGCCCTGCAGCGCCTGGTGCGCATGATCGGCGCCAGCGGCTGGGCGGCCACCTACCTCACGCGCCACCCGCTGCTGCTGGATGAATTGCTGGATGATCGCAACCTCAAGGCCGGCTCCGACTGGGTCGCCTTCGCCGACACCTGCCGCCGCCAGTTGAGCGCCGCCGAGGGCGACACCGAACGCCAACTCGACATCCTGCGCGAGCTGCACCACGCCGAACTGTTCCGCCTGCTGGCGCAAGACCTGGAGGGCGAGCTGTCGGTCGAAAAGCTGGCCGACGAACTCTCGGCCCTGGCCGACGTGCTGGTACAGGTGACCATCGAGGCAGTCTGGCAAACCATCGCCCAGCGCCATCGTGAGGTGCCGCGCTTTGCCGTGATCGCCTACGGCAAGCTGGGGGGCAAGGAACTGGGCTATGCCTCGGACCTGGACGTGGTGTTCCTCTACGATGACGATGACCAGGAGGCACCGGGCCTGTATGCCAAGCTGGCGCAGCGCTTCATCACCTGGATGACCAGCCACACCCCGGCCGGCACCCTGTTCGATATCGACATCGCCCTGCGCCCGGATGGCGCCAGCGGCTTGCTGGTGTCACCGGTCTCCTCCTTCGAGAAATACCAGTTGAACGCTGCCTGGATCTGGGAACATCAGGCCCTCACGCGCGCCCGCTTCTGTGCCGGCGACACCGCCATCGGCGAACGTTTCGAAGCGCTGCGCGAGCGAGTACTGCGCCAGCCGCGCGATGTCCAGAAGCTGGAAGAAGAAGTGCTGTCCATGCGAGGCCGGATGCGCGAAGCCCATCCCAACCGCAGCAAGATGTTCGACCTCAAGCACGATGAAGGCGGCATGATCGACATCGAATTCATGGTGCAATACCTGGTGCTGCGCCATGCCTGCGACCATCCGCAACTGACCGGCGACATCGGCAACATCGCACTCTTGAAACTGGCCGCGCAACTGGGCTTGATCGATGACCTGCTGGCCGCCGAAGCGGCCAATGCCTATCGTCTCTTCCGCAAGCTGCAACACCAGATCCGCCTGCAAGGCTCGGAACGCGCTCACATCGATGCGATCCGGGTGGAACATGAACGGGCTTGCGTGATCCGCCTGTGGCAGCAGGTGTTCGGCTGA
- a CDS encoding YhdP family protein, producing MSQEHHNATPQPGRWALCWRFARGSYRRLNRASHHVLGFTLKLLLVAYFVFCALFLVLRYAVLPEIGHYKPQIERLVSRQIGRAVSIDDIAASWRGLRPQLSLTNLTVHDQQGEPALRLPRISTTLSWSSLLVAGLRVENLSIEGADLAIRRDAAGKLYVAGIPVPAGGDGSSLDWLLSQREIVIRHSKLRWDDELRAAPELVLQDVNLVLHNRWLRHRLSLRAIPPQDMAAPLDVRADFSHPAFARSSDISRWKGLLYADLRNTELAVWRAWIDYPIDIRSGRGSVRAWLTLDHAKVANFTADLRLTDFNARLSRQLDPLSLKRVNGRISASETLGANLEDGIPTFGTNGHQVTLTDFSIETPDGFVLPPTSIAESYEPATPLKAERTSVKATYLNLLTLSQLATRLPLAPSHRKLLDDLAPRGELHDFTVQWQGSYPELSSYRVNGRFQNLGLKGLPAHVEPHRNGVRPARAQWAAFPGFSNLSGEVDATEKGGSVKVDARQLAVQLPAELFSEPTMPFDTLKLQARWQFLKDQMLQVDLDQMQFTQPGVAGSLHGQHLVPLEGRSMGSVDVSGELSSFDVKAVRRYLPPHLSEPLRHWLTEGLMAGTLKDVQFKLKGALADFPFHTAKPGDKPRGQFQLTGEFEGLKLNYTPGHLGRDGRDPEWPLLEEGRGRLSMDRTRLEIKADSARTLGARLGPVTARVADVDSHDAVLEIDGQATGPMPAFLQYVNQSPVARWTGNVMEHTTASGEARLDLKFQMPLHHAIETRAQGTFQFANNDVDLLPELPPLYRTSGKVEFNEHGFTLNGVRGQFLGDTLAISGGTQKDGSSQVRLEGAINIDNLRKQYPEPSLQRLLARFSGGTRYTATVQVRQHQPEVSIDSNLVGLGVDLPLPLRKGMQDSLPMRFDLLPLASADPLIEREEMRLALGANIAARYVRERVAGKGNDWRVASGGIGWNQPAPTPASGLKLALASDSLDVDAWLALKTALTGKEAGAGGTSPSRLGSSDVTQYLEPDSISARVGELTLMGKQLNKLVLEAAHRRNAWQINLESQQASGSVTWEDSGSGRGPGKVTARLSTLIIPKSNPATDATQPTPASAVKADDNVQMPALDIRAEQFELGGKKLGRLELDASNIVTSVGREWRISRLLLANPDAQFRAAGNWLSFGSNHTSNFTYALDIEDAGKLLERFGYPGTIRGGHGKLDGDLSWKAPPYAMDMASLAGQVHMDVHSGQFLKVDPGAAKLLGVLNLQALPRRLTLDFRDVFSQGFAFDTVAGTASIAKGIASTDNLKMTGVTASVLMSGSADIARETQDLHVVVIPEINLGTASVVAMAVNPVVGVSTLLAQLFLRNPVMKSLSFEYKVTGPWSDPIVVKQGQVSPVDAERAKEVLQKGQEGKPGTPGNDSAPALPAAPAVPVPSRRSPQPGPVINSGA from the coding sequence ATGTCCCAAGAACACCATAACGCCACACCCCAGCCCGGTCGTTGGGCGCTGTGCTGGCGATTTGCGCGGGGCAGCTATCGGCGTCTGAACCGGGCCAGCCATCATGTGCTGGGCTTCACCCTGAAGCTGCTGCTGGTGGCCTATTTTGTCTTTTGCGCGCTGTTCCTGGTGCTGCGCTATGCGGTCTTGCCCGAGATCGGCCACTACAAGCCCCAGATCGAACGCCTGGTATCGCGCCAGATCGGTCGCGCCGTGAGCATCGACGACATCGCCGCCTCCTGGCGCGGGCTGCGTCCGCAACTCTCGCTGACCAACCTTACCGTGCATGACCAGCAGGGCGAGCCAGCCTTAAGACTGCCGCGCATCTCCACCACGCTATCCTGGAGCAGCTTGCTGGTGGCGGGGCTCCGGGTGGAAAACCTCAGTATTGAGGGCGCCGACCTGGCCATACGCCGCGATGCTGCAGGCAAGCTTTACGTGGCGGGTATCCCGGTGCCGGCCGGCGGCGATGGCAGCAGCCTGGACTGGCTCCTGTCGCAGCGCGAAATCGTGATTCGCCACAGCAAGCTGCGTTGGGACGATGAATTGCGCGCCGCCCCGGAACTGGTGCTGCAGGATGTCAACCTGGTGCTGCACAACCGCTGGCTGCGCCATCGCCTGTCCCTGCGCGCCATCCCGCCGCAGGACATGGCCGCACCCCTGGATGTGCGGGCCGATTTCAGCCATCCGGCCTTCGCGCGTAGTTCCGATATCTCGCGCTGGAAGGGGCTGCTGTATGCCGACCTGCGCAATACCGAGCTGGCGGTCTGGCGCGCCTGGATCGATTACCCCATCGATATCCGCAGCGGCCGTGGTTCGGTGCGCGCCTGGCTGACGCTGGACCATGCCAAGGTCGCCAACTTCACCGCCGACCTGCGCCTGACCGATTTCAATGCCCGCCTGTCGCGCCAGTTGGACCCGCTCTCGCTCAAGCGCGTCAACGGCCGCATTTCCGCCAGCGAAACTCTGGGGGCCAACCTGGAGGATGGCATTCCTACCTTCGGCACCAATGGTCACCAGGTCACGCTGACCGATTTTTCCATCGAAACCCCGGATGGCTTCGTGCTGCCGCCGACCTCGATTGCCGAGAGTTACGAGCCGGCCACGCCGCTCAAGGCCGAGCGTACCAGCGTCAAGGCCACCTACCTGAACCTGCTGACCTTGTCCCAACTGGCCACGCGCCTGCCGTTGGCGCCCTCGCACCGCAAACTGCTGGATGACCTGGCACCGCGCGGGGAATTGCATGATTTCACGGTGCAATGGCAGGGTAGTTACCCGGAACTGAGTTCCTACCGCGTCAATGGCCGCTTCCAGAACCTCGGTCTGAAAGGCTTGCCGGCCCATGTCGAGCCCCACAGGAATGGAGTCCGGCCGGCACGGGCGCAGTGGGCGGCCTTCCCCGGTTTCAGCAATCTCTCCGGGGAAGTCGATGCCACCGAAAAGGGTGGTTCGGTCAAGGTGGATGCGCGGCAATTGGCGGTGCAACTGCCCGCCGAGCTCTTCAGCGAGCCGACCATGCCGTTTGATACCCTGAAATTGCAGGCGCGCTGGCAATTCCTGAAGGACCAGATGCTGCAGGTCGACCTGGACCAGATGCAGTTCACCCAACCCGGCGTGGCCGGCAGCCTGCACGGTCAGCACCTGGTGCCGCTGGAGGGCCGTTCCATGGGCAGCGTGGACGTGAGCGGCGAGTTGAGCAGCTTCGACGTCAAGGCCGTGCGCCGCTACCTGCCGCCGCACCTGAGCGAACCCTTGCGCCACTGGCTCACCGAAGGCCTCATGGCCGGCACCCTGAAGGACGTGCAATTCAAGCTCAAGGGCGCGCTGGCCGATTTCCCCTTCCACACTGCCAAGCCCGGCGACAAGCCGCGCGGCCAGTTCCAGCTGACGGGCGAGTTCGAGGGCCTCAAGCTGAACTACACCCCCGGGCACCTCGGGCGCGATGGCCGGGACCCCGAATGGCCCTTGCTGGAAGAGGGTCGGGGGCGCCTGAGCATGGACCGTACGCGCCTGGAGATCAAGGCCGACAGTGCCCGCACTCTGGGTGCCCGGCTGGGGCCGGTGACGGCGCGCGTGGCCGATGTCGATTCGCATGACGCCGTGCTGGAAATCGATGGCCAGGCCACCGGACCCATGCCGGCCTTCCTGCAATACGTGAACCAGAGCCCGGTGGCGCGCTGGACCGGCAACGTCATGGAGCACACCACGGCCAGTGGCGAAGCGCGGTTGGACCTGAAGTTCCAGATGCCGCTGCACCACGCCATCGAGACCCGTGCCCAGGGCACCTTCCAGTTCGCCAACAATGATGTCGATCTGCTGCCGGAGTTGCCGCCGCTCTATCGCACCAGCGGCAAGGTCGAGTTCAATGAGCATGGCTTTACCCTCAACGGTGTACGCGGCCAGTTTCTGGGCGACACCCTGGCCATCAGTGGCGGCACGCAAAAGGATGGCAGCAGCCAGGTGCGCCTGGAGGGCGCCATCAATATCGACAACCTGCGCAAGCAATACCCCGAGCCCTCGCTGCAGCGCCTGCTGGCGCGCTTCTCGGGCGGCACCCGTTACACCGCTACGGTGCAGGTGCGCCAGCACCAGCCGGAGGTCAGCATCGACTCCAACCTGGTCGGCCTGGGCGTGGACCTGCCGCTGCCCTTGCGCAAGGGGATGCAAGATAGCCTGCCGATGCGTTTCGATCTGCTGCCCCTGGCCTCGGCCGATCCCTTGATCGAGCGCGAGGAGATGCGTCTGGCGCTGGGGGCGAACATCGCTGCACGCTACGTGCGCGAGCGCGTGGCGGGCAAGGGCAACGACTGGCGTGTGGCCAGCGGCGGCATTGGCTGGAACCAGCCGGCACCGACGCCGGCTTCCGGCCTGAAACTGGCGCTGGCCAGCGACAGCCTGGACGTGGATGCCTGGCTGGCGCTGAAGACGGCCCTGACCGGCAAGGAAGCCGGGGCTGGCGGCACCTCTCCCAGCCGTCTGGGCAGCAGCGACGTCACGCAATACCTGGAGCCGGACAGCATCTCGGCCCGCGTGGGCGAGTTGACCCTGATGGGCAAGCAGCTCAACAAGCTGGTCCTGGAAGCGGCCCATCGTCGCAATGCCTGGCAGATCAACCTGGAGTCACAACAGGCCTCTGGCAGCGTGACCTGGGAAGACTCGGGCAGTGGCCGTGGCCCCGGCAAGGTGACGGCGCGCCTCTCTACGCTGATCATCCCCAAATCCAATCCGGCCACCGACGCTACCCAACCGACCCCGGCCTCGGCCGTCAAGGCCGATGACAACGTGCAGATGCCCGCCCTGGACATCCGCGCCGAGCAGTTCGAGCTGGGCGGCAAGAAGCTGGGCCGGTTGGAACTGGATGCCAGCAATATCGTCACCTCGGTGGGCCGCGAGTGGCGCATCAGCCGTTTGCTGCTGGCCAATCCCGATGCCCAGTTCCGCGCTGCCGGCAACTGGCTCAGCTTCGGCAGTAACCACACCTCCAACTTTACCTATGCGCTGGACATCGAGGATGCCGGCAAGCTGCTGGAGCGTTTCGGTTATCCCGGCACCATCCGCGGTGGACACGGCAAGCTCGATGGCGACCTCAGCTGGAAGGCGCCACCCTATGCCATGGACATGGCCAGCCTGGCCGGCCAGGTGCACATGGACGTGCATTCCGGCCAGTTCCTGAAGGTCGATCCGGGTGCGGCCAAGCTGTTGGGCGTGTTGAACCTGCAGGCGCTGCCGCGCCGGCTGACGCTGGACTTCCGCGACGTGTTCTCGCAAGGCTTCGCCTTCGATACCGTGGCCGGCACGGCCAGCATCGCCAAGGGCATCGCCAGTACCGACAACCTCAAGATGACCGGTGTGACGGCCTCTGTGCTCATGAGCGGCTCGGCCGACATCGCCCGCGAAACCCAGGACCTGCACGTGGTGGTGATCCCCGAGATCAACCTCGGCACGGCCTCGGTGGTGGCCATGGCGGTCAATCCGGTGGTGGGCGTGAGTACCTTGCTGGCGCAACTGTTCCTGCGCAATCCGGTGATGAAGTCGCTCAGTTTCGAATACAAGGTGACCGGCCCCTGGAGCGATCCCATCGTGGTCAAGCAGGGCCAGGTCTCGCCGGTGGATGCCGAACGCGCCAAGGAAGTGCTGCAGAAGGGCCAGGAGGGCAAACCGGGTACGCCGGGCAATGACAGTGCGCCTGCACTGCCGGCCGCGCCGGCTGTCCCTGTGCCATCACGCCGCTCGCCCCAGCCTGGCCCGGTCATCAATTCCGGTGCCTGA
- a CDS encoding carbon-nitrogen hydrolase family protein, which translates to MTQSFKVAALQMVSTPEVEQNFDAAARLVAQAAQQGAQLVLLPEYWPIMGRHERDKLAHAEADGSGPIQQHMSALARQHRLWLVGGTLPLQSAVSDKVLNTSLVYGPDGQRVARYDKIHLFNFVRGEENYDEARTIEYGSEVRSFEAPFGRVGLSVCYDLRFPELYRAMGECALIVMPAAFTYTTGRAHWELLLRARAIENQCYVLASAQGGQHVNGRRTWGHSMLVDPWGEIVSVLPEGEGLVIGDIDPHRLQYVRESLPALRHRKL; encoded by the coding sequence ATGACCCAGTCATTCAAGGTGGCGGCGCTCCAGATGGTCTCCACGCCCGAGGTAGAGCAGAACTTCGATGCTGCCGCGCGCCTGGTGGCGCAGGCCGCACAGCAGGGCGCGCAACTGGTGTTGCTGCCCGAGTACTGGCCCATCATGGGCCGCCATGAACGCGACAAGCTGGCCCATGCCGAAGCCGATGGCAGCGGTCCTATCCAGCAACACATGAGCGCACTGGCGCGCCAGCACCGCCTGTGGCTGGTGGGCGGCACACTGCCGCTACAGTCGGCGGTTTCCGACAAGGTGCTCAATACTTCACTGGTCTATGGACCGGATGGCCAGCGGGTGGCGCGTTACGACAAGATCCATTTATTCAATTTCGTGCGAGGTGAAGAAAACTACGATGAAGCCCGCACCATCGAATACGGCAGCGAAGTGCGCAGCTTTGAGGCGCCGTTCGGGCGGGTCGGGCTGTCGGTGTGCTATGACCTACGCTTCCCGGAGCTCTACCGTGCCATGGGCGAGTGCGCCCTGATCGTCATGCCGGCCGCCTTCACCTATACCACCGGCCGCGCCCACTGGGAGCTGCTGCTGCGCGCCCGCGCCATCGAGAACCAGTGCTATGTGCTGGCCTCGGCCCAGGGCGGCCAGCATGTCAATGGCCGCCGCACCTGGGGGCATAGCATGTTGGTCGATCCCTGGGGCGAGATTGTTTCGGTGCTGCCGGAGGGGGAGGGGCTTGTGATCGGCGACATTGATCCCCATCGTCTACAATACGTTCGAGAAAGTTTGCCGGCGCTACGCCACCGCAAGCTTTGA